The following coding sequences lie in one Pontibacter sp. G13 genomic window:
- a CDS encoding SMP-30/gluconolactonase/LRE family protein, with product MDITCEWALPAILGEGPIWVENEQAIYFVDIVSQQVHRYRITDGNTHTWTFDPAITSLAPRAQGGFIATVRKGFAYVDFATESVTPIQYFEEDLPGNRFNDGKLDAAGRFWSGTMDEAEKSATGVLYRLDPDLAIHEMDHDYIITNGPAFSPDGQTMYHNDTIKREIYAFDLAGNGSLLNKRVLYRLHGEEGYPDGLTVDADGNLWQCSFGGSRITQISPQGEVLQIIHMPVPNITSCTFGGPNLDTLYVTTAQYLLSDEQLEEFPLAGSLFSFKPGVQGLPTPLFAQSSPLDKIS from the coding sequence ATGGATATTACCTGTGAATGGGCCCTTCCCGCTATCCTCGGCGAAGGTCCCATCTGGGTGGAAAACGAACAGGCCATTTATTTCGTCGACATTGTCTCCCAGCAGGTCCATCGATACCGGATCACCGACGGAAATACCCATACCTGGACATTCGACCCAGCCATCACCAGCTTGGCTCCCCGGGCTCAGGGCGGATTCATTGCCACGGTCCGAAAGGGATTTGCCTATGTGGATTTCGCTACGGAATCCGTCACCCCCATTCAATATTTCGAGGAGGATTTGCCTGGCAATCGCTTCAATGACGGCAAGCTAGACGCCGCGGGACGATTCTGGTCCGGCACGATGGATGAAGCAGAAAAATCGGCCACGGGCGTACTGTATCGCCTCGATCCCGACCTTGCCATCCATGAGATGGACCATGACTACATCATCACCAATGGACCGGCATTCAGCCCCGATGGTCAGACGATGTACCACAATGACACCATCAAGCGGGAGATCTACGCATTTGACCTCGCAGGCAATGGCTCGCTCCTCAACAAGCGCGTACTCTATCGACTACATGGCGAGGAAGGCTATCCCGATGGATTGACGGTAGATGCGGACGGCAATCTCTGGCAGTGTTCGTTTGGAGGCAGCCGGATCACGCAGATTTCTCCTCAGGGGGAGGTCTTGCAAATCATTCACATGCCCGTTCCCAATATCACGAGTTGCACGTTTGGTGGCCCCAATTTGGACACGCTGTACGTGACCACCGCCCAATATCTCCTGAGCGATGAACAGTTGGAGGAATTCCCGCTGGCAGGCAGCCTCTTCTCGTTCAAACCGGGGGTCCAAGGCCTCCCCACTCCCCTATTCGCCCAATCATCACCCCTTGACAAAATCTCATGA
- a CDS encoding SulP family inorganic anion transporter: protein MTYTFIDRQRGNIKDEILSGLTVAIALVPEAIAFAIIAGVDPKIGLFSAFMMGIITSLLGGRPGMITGATGAVAVVVAPLIADSGVEYLFPTIMMAGVLQMAFGWLKLGRFIRMIPHSVMLGFVNGLAIVIFLAQFSQFKDKAGDALEGTGLLVFWGLIALTMGIMFFLPKLTKAVPSALTAIVVGSVLAMFFFNDTILISDQADMTTMSEGLFSPFFMLFPSSELLNIDTFWIILPFALKVAGVGLIESLLTLTLVDEITDTRGDGNRESVAQGIANFATGFFGGMGGCAMIGQTMININSGARARLSSFTAAVFLLSFMLILGQIIGMIPIAVLVGVMFMVAIGTFEWSSLRVLNKIPPMDVFVIIAVSVITVFEDLAVAVLIGVILSALAFAWENALRIRARKRIDEHGVKHYEIYGPLFFASTTAFMSKFEIQDDPQSVIIDFKESRVADQSAIEAINKIAEKYEQAGKTVHLLHLSQDCVKLIKRAEKICKVNVLEDPDYFVAIKDYESALAKKQA, encoded by the coding sequence GTGACCTATACCTTCATAGATCGCCAGCGGGGCAACATCAAGGATGAGATTCTCTCCGGATTGACCGTTGCCATCGCACTCGTACCAGAAGCCATTGCCTTTGCCATCATCGCAGGCGTGGACCCCAAAATCGGCCTGTTCTCCGCCTTCATGATGGGCATCATCACTTCTCTGCTGGGAGGTCGCCCGGGTATGATCACCGGCGCAACAGGTGCTGTAGCTGTCGTGGTAGCACCTTTGATCGCTGATAGCGGCGTGGAATACCTCTTTCCGACGATCATGATGGCGGGGGTACTCCAAATGGCATTCGGTTGGCTCAAGCTGGGCCGATTTATCCGGATGATCCCCCACTCCGTGATGCTGGGGTTTGTCAATGGTTTGGCAATCGTGATCTTCTTGGCACAGTTCAGCCAATTCAAGGACAAGGCAGGAGATGCACTCGAAGGAACAGGCCTTTTGGTATTCTGGGGATTGATTGCCCTGACGATGGGCATCATGTTCTTCCTGCCCAAACTGACCAAGGCGGTTCCTTCTGCCTTGACTGCGATCGTGGTTGGCAGCGTCTTGGCGATGTTTTTCTTCAATGACACCATCCTGATCAGTGACCAAGCGGATATGACCACCATGTCCGAGGGACTGTTTTCCCCCTTCTTCATGCTTTTCCCGAGTAGCGAACTGCTCAATATTGATACGTTTTGGATCATTCTACCTTTTGCGCTGAAAGTCGCCGGAGTCGGCCTGATCGAAAGTTTGTTGACCCTGACCCTTGTGGATGAAATCACCGATACACGTGGAGACGGAAACCGGGAGAGTGTCGCTCAGGGGATTGCCAACTTTGCCACCGGATTTTTCGGGGGAATGGGCGGATGTGCCATGATCGGTCAGACGATGATCAACATCAATTCTGGCGCCCGCGCACGCTTGTCTTCCTTCACGGCGGCGGTATTCCTGCTGTCCTTCATGCTGATCCTCGGACAGATCATCGGGATGATTCCGATTGCGGTACTGGTAGGTGTGATGTTCATGGTAGCGATCGGCACCTTCGAATGGTCCAGCTTGCGCGTGCTCAACAAGATCCCGCCCATGGATGTATTTGTCATCATTGCAGTATCTGTGATCACCGTATTCGAGGATTTGGCGGTAGCCGTATTGATCGGGGTAATCTTGAGCGCCTTGGCATTTGCGTGGGAAAATGCACTCCGCATCCGTGCCCGCAAGCGCATCGACGAGCATGGCGTGAAGCACTATGAGATCTACGGTCCCTTGTTCTTTGCCTCTACGACCGCTTTCATGAGCAAATTCGAGATTCAGGACGATCCACAATCCGTGATTATCGACTTCAAAGAGTCTCGCGTCGCGGACCAATCCGCCATCGAGGCCATCAACAAGATCGCCGAGAAATACGAGCAGGCAGGCAAGACCGTTCACTTGCTGCACCTCAGCCAAGACTGCGTGAAGCTCATCAAGCGCGCCGAGAAGATCTGCAAGGTCAACGTACTGGAAGATCCGGATTACTTCGTAGCCATCAAGGACTACGAATCGGCATTGGCCAAAAAGCAGGCCTAG
- a CDS encoding SDR family oxidoreductase, which produces MRGLSNKRAIVTGGAQGIGRACVEAFLSYGCSVVISDIDEETGNATTQSLREQGGKVFFIQGDMQDEAFCEAQVQFAVEKMGGLDFLINNAFSFVAAGLQANRAEWIRSMTVGPMGFAKMIQEVSGPMQAAGGGAIVNISSISGHIAQPGRWTYNAAKGAVGQITRCAALDLAPMGIRVNAVSPGWIWTREVLKAADYDQAKYEPIWGNYHMMRRCGRPEEVASACMFLCSDEASFITGTDLPVDGGYLGLGGEGIGADAEYAGSL; this is translated from the coding sequence ATGCGAGGACTCTCCAACAAAAGAGCCATCGTCACAGGAGGTGCCCAAGGAATCGGGCGTGCCTGTGTGGAGGCTTTTTTGAGCTATGGCTGCTCGGTGGTCATTTCCGATATAGATGAGGAAACCGGAAATGCCACAACCCAATCCCTCCGCGAACAAGGTGGCAAGGTCTTCTTCATTCAGGGAGACATGCAGGACGAGGCTTTTTGCGAGGCTCAGGTCCAATTTGCCGTCGAGAAGATGGGTGGTTTGGACTTCCTGATCAACAATGCCTTTTCATTTGTTGCCGCAGGACTCCAGGCCAACCGGGCCGAATGGATCCGCTCGATGACCGTCGGACCGATGGGATTCGCGAAGATGATCCAAGAAGTTTCGGGCCCCATGCAAGCCGCGGGCGGTGGTGCCATCGTCAATATCAGCAGTATCTCGGGACATATCGCCCAGCCCGGCCGGTGGACCTACAATGCCGCCAAAGGAGCTGTCGGGCAAATCACCCGATGTGCCGCTCTTGATCTGGCGCCGATGGGCATCCGTGTAAACGCCGTGAGTCCGGGATGGATCTGGACGCGTGAAGTACTGAAGGCCGCCGATTACGATCAGGCCAAGTACGAACCGATCTGGGGCAACTATCACATGATGAGACGTTGCGGCCGCCCTGAGGAAGTGGCCAGCGCGTGCATGTTTCTTTGCTCCGACGAAGCCAGCTTCATTACCGGAACCGATCTACCCGTAGATGGCGGATATCTTGGCTTAGGTGGCGAAGGCATAGGTGCCGACGCCGAATATGCCGGAAGCTTGTAG